The Edaphobacter sp. 12200R-103 genome contains a region encoding:
- a CDS encoding PAS domain-containing sensor histidine kinase — MRLKTKLVVSATGLTCAIVMVLSILFVGELLRQRIEQTAAANSVLASQVTLMTRQAVETGLRANPPSDGSDEALRAAVADALRNYQPLADVMNAIVRYSPTVQDVSVVDDRGIIIVSTDPDEMNEAAPQRYSLESIQNGSIAYQSRQVFGRPQVFDSVQPLERNGHPFLMIHLGVRSTFLRNSYEPWLRAAALFAFLAAVAAMLAAAVLATAALQPIEQISRQLQKLTLQAGEAPTPTKPIGDAVVRVSETIDRLGQQMRSTEAGYTALQASLNQMLDTLRDGVLLFTADRRALMVSDAVAYFVNRPQGELVGKNLEEIFEPETALGAAVLAAFADGESGGAESVTLEDGRRVQVSVDRFDDGLGESMGILITLRDLESMMQLGQELEISRRLAAIGRLTAGVGHEVKNPINAMVVHLELLRSKLANAEAAGLGGAQRHVDILAGEMQRLDRVVETLADFSRPMDLKLREHDLRQVVNAVVELASAEMHENGVLVTVNAPGEPLPVRVDAELVRQALLNLMLNGMQAMTQGGKLTVSLRREHPFAVVEVTDEGEGIPPDVLPRIFELYFTTKAKGSGIGLAMTYRILQMHGGALDVRSNANPHAPDRGTTFTLKLPVASGSPGETRKGMAAGSSRRVIGEHV; from the coding sequence ATGCGGCTGAAAACGAAGCTGGTCGTGTCCGCTACCGGACTGACATGCGCCATTGTGATGGTGCTGTCGATTCTGTTTGTCGGAGAGCTTCTGCGGCAGAGAATTGAGCAGACGGCTGCCGCGAACAGCGTTCTCGCCAGCCAGGTCACTTTAATGACGCGCCAGGCGGTGGAGACAGGGTTGCGTGCCAATCCTCCTTCGGATGGAAGCGACGAGGCGCTGCGGGCTGCGGTTGCTGACGCTCTGCGTAACTATCAGCCGCTGGCTGATGTGATGAATGCTATCGTCCGGTATTCTCCGACGGTGCAGGACGTCAGCGTGGTCGATGACCGCGGCATCATCATTGTCAGCACGGATCCGGACGAGATGAATGAGGCTGCACCGCAGCGGTACAGCCTCGAAAGCATCCAGAACGGAAGCATTGCCTACCAAAGCAGACAGGTCTTCGGGCGGCCGCAGGTCTTTGACTCCGTTCAGCCGCTGGAACGAAACGGGCATCCGTTTCTGATGATCCATCTGGGAGTGCGCTCGACCTTTCTGAGGAATTCTTACGAGCCATGGCTTCGTGCTGCGGCTCTCTTCGCGTTTCTGGCGGCGGTCGCGGCGATGCTGGCAGCGGCTGTACTGGCCACCGCGGCCCTGCAGCCAATCGAACAGATCAGCCGCCAGCTGCAGAAGCTAACGCTCCAGGCAGGAGAGGCTCCCACCCCGACGAAGCCTATCGGGGATGCAGTCGTGCGCGTCTCCGAGACGATTGACCGCCTGGGCCAGCAGATGCGTTCGACTGAGGCCGGTTACACGGCCCTGCAGGCCAGCCTAAATCAGATGCTGGACACATTGCGCGACGGCGTTCTTTTGTTTACCGCGGACCGGCGTGCCCTGATGGTATCTGACGCCGTGGCGTACTTCGTCAATCGCCCACAAGGAGAACTGGTAGGAAAGAATCTGGAGGAGATCTTCGAGCCTGAAACAGCACTGGGAGCGGCGGTGCTCGCAGCCTTTGCAGATGGAGAATCCGGCGGGGCAGAGAGCGTAACCCTGGAGGATGGACGGCGCGTACAGGTTTCGGTCGATCGTTTTGACGACGGTTTGGGCGAGAGCATGGGAATCCTGATCACTCTGCGCGACCTGGAATCCATGATGCAACTAGGGCAGGAGCTTGAGATCTCGCGCCGCCTGGCCGCTATTGGCCGTCTGACCGCTGGCGTCGGGCATGAGGTCAAAAACCCGATCAATGCCATGGTCGTCCACCTGGAGCTGCTGCGGAGCAAACTCGCGAATGCCGAAGCGGCCGGTCTTGGCGGCGCACAGCGTCATGTCGACATTCTTGCCGGTGAGATGCAGCGACTGGATCGCGTGGTCGAGACACTGGCAGATTTCTCTCGTCCCATGGATCTCAAGCTTCGGGAACACGATCTCCGCCAGGTGGTGAACGCCGTCGTCGAACTTGCCTCCGCCGAAATGCATGAGAACGGCGTGCTTGTGACGGTAAATGCTCCCGGGGAACCTTTGCCGGTACGGGTGGATGCAGAGCTTGTCCGTCAAGCGTTGTTAAACCTGATGTTGAACGGGATGCAGGCGATGACGCAGGGAGGGAAGCTGACCGTAAGTTTGCGTAGGGAACATCCGTTTGCTGTGGTAGAAGTTACCGACGAAGGAGAAGGTATCCCACCGGATGTTCTTCCGCGTATCTTTGAACTGTACTTCACTACGAAGGCAAAGGGCAGCGGAATCGGGCTGGCAATGACGTATCGCATCCTGCAGATGCATGGTGGGGCGCTTGATGTCCGTTCGAATGCGAATCCGCATGCCCCGGATCGAGGAACGACATTCACCCTGAAGTTGCCGGTGGCCTCCGGTTCGCCGGGGGAGACGAGAAAGGGAATGGCCGCGGGTTCCAGCCGCAGGGTGATAGGAGAGCACGTGTAA
- a CDS encoding sigma-54 dependent transcriptional regulator, producing MERVLIVEDEIHARTGLTELIESWGYRTEGAADGVEGLEKALSWKPAIVVTDLKMPRMDGMELLNRIGELPDHIAVVMMTAQGSIESAVEAMRRGAFDYVPKPVDPLRLRTILQNASRQHAETETARVGYSQRLRPDTGTLGPLVGTSERMKQVFSLIERIAPSNVSVLVTGESGTGKELVARALHELSSRHNKPFVAVNCAAIPETLIESEIFGHEKGAFTGALERRAGCFELAEEGTLLLDEIGEMPAATQAKLLRVLEDRKLRRLGSKTETPVDVRVVAATNKDPEQAVAAGELRGDLYYRLNVFNIQMPPLREHLEDIAPIAQKMIGDMNERHNCSVTGMKDSLLKKLMSYQWPGNVRELRNTIERATIMAGTGMLGLEHLPPQFGESGFSPVIGRPGRSSESDGARPSEVERYLEDQNTVRVEVGTTVDEAERQLILKTLMSTHNNKTKAAEILGISSKTLQNKLKEYSNNSALVD from the coding sequence TTGGAACGAGTTTTGATCGTCGAAGACGAGATCCATGCGCGCACGGGTTTGACCGAACTGATCGAGAGCTGGGGGTACAGGACTGAAGGCGCAGCGGATGGCGTTGAAGGTCTGGAGAAGGCGCTCTCCTGGAAACCGGCCATCGTTGTGACCGACCTGAAGATGCCTCGCATGGACGGGATGGAGCTGCTGAATCGCATTGGGGAGCTGCCCGACCACATCGCGGTCGTCATGATGACGGCTCAGGGATCCATCGAATCTGCGGTGGAGGCAATGCGCAGGGGCGCCTTCGACTACGTCCCCAAGCCGGTCGATCCGCTTCGTTTGCGGACCATTTTGCAGAACGCCAGCCGGCAGCACGCCGAGACTGAGACCGCTCGCGTGGGCTACTCGCAACGCCTGCGGCCGGATACCGGCACGCTCGGGCCGTTGGTAGGAACCTCAGAGCGGATGAAGCAGGTCTTCTCGCTGATCGAGCGGATTGCTCCCTCCAACGTCAGCGTTCTTGTCACCGGCGAGAGCGGAACCGGGAAGGAGTTGGTGGCCCGTGCCCTGCACGAACTCAGCTCGCGGCACAACAAGCCATTTGTGGCAGTGAACTGCGCGGCCATTCCTGAGACGTTGATTGAAAGCGAGATCTTCGGACATGAAAAGGGAGCCTTTACGGGTGCACTGGAACGGCGGGCGGGATGCTTTGAGCTGGCGGAAGAGGGGACGCTGCTGCTGGACGAGATCGGTGAGATGCCGGCGGCGACACAGGCCAAGCTGCTCCGAGTACTTGAGGACCGTAAGCTGCGGCGACTGGGAAGCAAGACCGAGACGCCGGTCGATGTTCGCGTTGTAGCCGCCACCAACAAGGATCCCGAGCAGGCTGTTGCCGCAGGCGAGTTGCGTGGCGACCTGTACTACCGGCTGAATGTCTTCAATATCCAGATGCCGCCCCTGCGCGAGCACCTGGAAGACATTGCTCCGATTGCGCAGAAGATGATCGGGGACATGAACGAGCGCCACAACTGCAGCGTGACGGGAATGAAGGACAGCCTTCTCAAGAAGCTGATGTCCTACCAGTGGCCGGGCAATGTGCGTGAACTGCGCAACACAATCGAGCGTGCCACCATTATGGCCGGAACGGGCATGCTGGGTTTGGAGCACCTTCCGCCGCAGTTTGGGGAGTCGGGCTTTTCTCCCGTCATCGGCAGGCCGGGGCGTTCCAGCGAGTCGGATGGCGCCCGTCCGAGCGAGGTGGAGCGCTACCTCGAAGATCAGAACACGGTCCGCGTTGAAGTTGGCACCACCGTCGATGAGGCGGAGCGGCAGCTGATCCTCAAGACCCTGATGTCGACCCACAACAACAAGACAAAGGCCGCAGAGATTCTGGGTATCAGTTCGAAGACCTTGCAGAATAAGCTGAAGGAATACTCAAATAACTCTGCCCTGGTGGACTAG
- a CDS encoding rhodanese-like domain-containing protein, whose translation MLAPEISVEALAEELQKAPQPLLLDVREPWEFNFASLPDSLLMPMGDVPSRAHQELDPDQPIVVLCHHGARSLSVTMWLREQGFEHVQSLAGGIDRWSRAIDPSVPRY comes from the coding sequence ATGCTTGCACCAGAGATCAGCGTTGAAGCACTGGCCGAAGAGCTCCAAAAGGCTCCCCAACCTCTCCTGTTGGACGTTCGTGAACCATGGGAGTTTAATTTCGCCAGCCTTCCGGATTCGCTGCTGATGCCCATGGGAGATGTTCCATCCAGGGCTCACCAGGAGCTCGACCCCGATCAGCCCATTGTCGTACTGTGCCATCATGGCGCACGGTCGCTTTCTGTAACGATGTGGCTACGGGAACAGGGATTTGAGCATGTTCAATCGCTCGCGGGGGGAATCGATCGCTGGTCACGGGCCATCGACCCCTCTGTTCCCCGGTATTAA
- a CDS encoding nitrogen regulation protein NR(II) — MELQRKNTERDLALLAAIVESSDDAILSCDLNGKITSWNRSAERIFGYIADEILGCPTSILASARCQEDTERVLDEVRHGRKVDHYETWRRHKDGTDVMVSITVSPICDPSGTLIGASKVSRDITAIRRAEDVLRNTDKLALVGRMAASIAHEINNPLESVTNLLYLAEHESISDEARSYLTLAQHELARVSHIVSQTLGFFRNTRGTGSVALREIIDSALSLHLGRLSTSNVVVRKEYASLSPQLVHQGELRQVIVNLIGNALDAMSRGGRLRLRVRPAWDPVTGTRGARIVIADNGSGISPETLRQIFEPFFTTKGAAGTGLGLWVSSQIISRHKGRISVRSSQSPAHRGTVFSIFLPDLSEAPSSEMEESSESRLQRQLLQMRGTEANEREDESRHTPSELDRQSAAYNAA; from the coding sequence ATGGAATTGCAGCGAAAAAACACGGAGCGGGATCTGGCTTTACTCGCAGCGATTGTCGAATCTTCCGACGATGCAATCCTGAGTTGCGATCTCAATGGCAAAATCACAAGCTGGAATCGAAGCGCCGAACGAATCTTCGGGTATATAGCCGATGAAATCCTGGGCTGCCCAACTTCAATTCTGGCATCGGCACGCTGCCAGGAAGATACGGAGCGTGTGCTTGACGAGGTTCGCCACGGAAGAAAGGTCGATCATTACGAGACCTGGCGCCGGCACAAAGATGGAACCGACGTCATGGTGTCGATTACGGTCTCTCCGATTTGCGACCCGTCCGGAACACTCATCGGGGCCTCCAAAGTATCGCGTGACATCACTGCGATCCGGCGCGCGGAAGACGTACTCCGAAATACTGACAAGCTGGCCCTGGTCGGCCGCATGGCTGCAAGCATTGCGCACGAGATCAACAATCCACTGGAGTCAGTCACCAACTTGCTCTACCTGGCGGAACACGAGTCAATCTCCGACGAAGCACGCAGCTATCTTACGTTGGCGCAGCATGAACTGGCCCGAGTCTCGCACATCGTCTCGCAGACCCTGGGCTTCTTCCGCAATACCCGGGGAACAGGCAGTGTCGCCCTTCGCGAGATCATCGACAGCGCCCTGTCTCTTCACCTTGGACGGCTTTCCACTTCCAACGTTGTTGTTCGGAAAGAATACGCCTCTCTATCACCTCAATTGGTCCATCAGGGTGAGCTTCGGCAAGTGATCGTTAACCTGATCGGCAACGCACTGGATGCCATGTCCAGGGGCGGCCGGCTGCGCCTGCGCGTCCGACCGGCCTGGGATCCGGTGACTGGGACCCGCGGAGCCCGCATCGTCATTGCGGATAACGGAAGCGGAATCAGTCCGGAGACTCTGCGACAGATCTTTGAGCCCTTTTTTACGACAAAGGGTGCGGCAGGAACAGGTCTGGGCCTTTGGGTCAGCAGCCAGATTATCTCCCGGCACAAGGGAAGAATCTCGGTGCGCAGCAGTCAGTCGCCTGCCCATCGCGGGACAGTCTTTTCCATCTTCCTTCCAGACCTCAGTGAAGCTCCATCAAGCGAGATGGAGGAGTCGTCCGAAAGTAGGCTGCAGAGGCAGCTTCTCCAGATGCGGGGGACAGAGGCTAACGAGCGCGAGGATGAGTCTCGTCATACACCCTCTGAACTTGACCGGCAGTCAGCTGCGTATAACGCTGCGTAG
- a CDS encoding tyrosine-type recombinase/integrase, which produces MEDGSVQTEFSRLTEQFLSVLATQRGSSQHTLRAYTREIRNFASYLAESLGTEAKIKAVEHTHIRSYLAVLYERGLTKASAARALAAIRSWFRWLAKERLIEQNPALLVSTPRLPKHLPRVPTVEEVNRVLNSLEGAQKRSAPSRVDEAAEGVEESIRWPERERAIFELLYGCGIRNSELVDLNLDSVKWADEAILVRGKGRKERMVPLGDEAAMALRNYLPTRAERLQAAGKRNLVNQGPLLINLRARGDCRLTTRSVGRIVKAIARSRGLPADVHPHTLRHAFGTHMLEEGADLRAIQEMLGHERLSTTQRYTQLTAGQVQRVYDETHPRAR; this is translated from the coding sequence GTGGAAGACGGGAGCGTACAGACCGAGTTTTCTCGCCTGACGGAGCAGTTTCTGTCCGTGCTGGCCACACAGCGTGGTTCATCGCAGCACACACTGCGCGCTTATACGCGCGAGATTCGCAACTTTGCGTCCTATCTGGCGGAGTCGCTCGGTACCGAAGCGAAGATTAAGGCGGTCGAGCACACGCATATTCGTTCGTACCTGGCGGTGCTTTATGAACGTGGGCTGACCAAGGCCAGTGCGGCCCGTGCCCTGGCAGCCATTCGAAGCTGGTTTCGCTGGCTGGCGAAGGAGAGGCTGATAGAGCAGAATCCGGCGCTTCTCGTCAGTACCCCCAGGCTGCCGAAGCATCTTCCCAGGGTACCGACGGTCGAAGAGGTCAACCGCGTTCTGAACTCGCTGGAAGGCGCTCAAAAGCGTTCAGCGCCAAGCCGTGTGGATGAGGCTGCAGAAGGAGTGGAGGAGAGCATCCGTTGGCCGGAGAGGGAGCGCGCCATCTTCGAGCTGCTGTATGGCTGCGGGATTCGGAACTCTGAGCTGGTAGACCTGAATCTCGACAGCGTCAAGTGGGCCGACGAGGCCATCCTGGTTCGCGGCAAGGGACGCAAAGAACGCATGGTTCCCCTGGGAGACGAGGCTGCGATGGCCCTTCGCAACTATCTGCCAACGCGGGCGGAGCGGCTTCAGGCGGCAGGAAAGAGAAATCTGGTGAACCAGGGGCCATTGCTCATCAATCTTCGCGCGCGCGGTGATTGCAGGCTAACGACCCGCAGCGTGGGCCGCATCGTCAAGGCAATTGCTCGAAGCCGCGGACTGCCGGCCGATGTGCACCCGCATACGCTTCGGCATGCGTTCGGTACGCATATGTTGGAGGAGGGTGCCGACCTGCGGGCGATTCAGGAGATGCTGGGGCACGAGAGGCTTTCCACTACGCAGCGTTATACGCAGCTGACTGCCGGTCAAGTTCAGAGGGTGTATGACGAGACTCATCCTCGCGCTCGTTAG
- a CDS encoding site-specific tyrosine recombinase, with amino-acid sequence MHPNLPGNVQILREYMVYLRVEKGVRPATCAAYRRDLEQMAEHVEGRDGLLLTVQQEDVTAFMEGLRGNGVDSRSIARKLSALRGFYRWLLMDKKIAHDPTVNVETPASWKILPKSLAESEVEEMLERTGVAARVADADALALRDHAILELLYGGGLRVGEICSLHVEDLQMDAGRAQVRGKGDKERIVPLGRSALEALERYLALGRPALDEKGRERTLFLSVRGKPLTRQWVWEMVRSASPPGEKVSPHKLRHSCATHMVEHGADLRSVQTLLGHADISTTQVYTHVALGRLKQVHRMHHPRGRRMTPEAEV; translated from the coding sequence ATGCACCCCAACCTTCCCGGTAACGTCCAGATCCTTCGGGAGTACATGGTGTACCTGCGTGTCGAGAAGGGAGTGCGGCCTGCGACGTGTGCGGCGTACCGGCGCGATCTGGAACAGATGGCAGAGCATGTGGAAGGGCGAGACGGACTGCTGCTGACGGTGCAGCAGGAGGACGTTACCGCGTTTATGGAAGGACTGCGCGGCAACGGCGTCGATTCGCGCTCGATTGCGCGCAAATTGAGCGCCCTGCGCGGATTTTATCGCTGGCTGCTGATGGACAAAAAGATCGCGCACGATCCCACGGTGAACGTGGAGACTCCGGCGAGCTGGAAGATTCTGCCGAAGAGCCTGGCCGAGAGCGAAGTGGAAGAGATGCTGGAGCGCACCGGCGTTGCGGCGCGTGTCGCTGATGCGGATGCACTTGCGCTGCGCGACCATGCCATCCTGGAACTGCTGTATGGCGGCGGCCTTCGCGTAGGGGAGATATGCTCTCTGCACGTTGAGGATCTGCAGATGGATGCGGGCCGGGCACAGGTTCGCGGCAAAGGTGACAAGGAGAGGATCGTCCCGCTGGGGCGGTCGGCGCTCGAGGCTTTGGAGAGATATCTTGCGCTGGGCCGGCCAGCGCTGGATGAAAAGGGGCGGGAGCGCACGCTGTTTCTGAGTGTTCGCGGAAAGCCGCTTACGCGTCAGTGGGTATGGGAGATGGTGCGTTCGGCCTCTCCCCCGGGAGAGAAGGTGAGTCCGCACAAGCTGCGCCATAGCTGCGCAACCCACATGGTGGAGCACGGCGCCGATCTGCGCAGTGTGCAGACGCTGCTGGGACACGCGGATATTTCGACGACACAGGTGTACACGCATGTTGCGCTGGGAAGACTGAAGCAGGTCCATCGGATGCATCATCCGCGTGGCAGGCGCATGACGCCAGAGGCTGAGGTATAG
- the ffh gene encoding signal recognition particle protein, whose amino-acid sequence MFENLSDKLQRSFKNLRGQGTITEENISDAVREIRLALLESDVNLAVVNELVEHIRTRAMGSQVATALSPAEQIVKIVNDELVQVLGKDTARFQKASQPPSVILMAGLQGSGKTTTSGKLAQWLKKAGHRPMLVSVDVYRPAAREQLAIVARSINANLYEGKVESAHPGTDDVLRLAKEAKREAANYGCDMLIVDTAGRNHIDSELMDEMAALKKLLNPSEILFVADAMTGQDAVNSAKAFNDRLTITGAVLTKMDGDARGGAALSIRHITGAPIKFLGTGEKPDAFEPFHPDRIVSRIMGHGDIATLLERAEERLDRGKAEQFAKKALSGDGFTLEDFRDQLRQIKKMGSMKSILKMLPSVGPFAGMSQAIDNVDESQFTRVESIINSMTARERADHEIINGNRRKRIAKGSGTTVQDVNNLLRQYAQMRKVFKTMGSGGGMKAQQRMMSQLQGRQRFGR is encoded by the coding sequence ATGTTTGAAAACCTGTCAGATAAGCTCCAGCGATCCTTTAAGAACCTCCGCGGCCAGGGCACCATCACCGAAGAGAACATCTCCGACGCCGTCCGCGAGATTCGCCTTGCCCTGCTCGAATCCGACGTGAACCTCGCCGTCGTCAACGAGCTGGTGGAGCACATCCGCACCCGCGCCATGGGCTCACAGGTCGCCACCGCCCTCTCCCCCGCCGAGCAGATCGTCAAGATTGTCAACGACGAGCTCGTCCAGGTCCTCGGCAAGGACACCGCCCGCTTCCAGAAGGCCTCGCAGCCTCCCTCCGTCATCCTCATGGCCGGCCTCCAGGGCTCCGGTAAGACGACCACCTCCGGCAAGCTCGCCCAGTGGCTCAAGAAGGCCGGGCACCGCCCCATGCTCGTCTCCGTCGACGTCTACCGTCCCGCCGCGCGCGAACAGCTCGCCATCGTCGCCCGCTCCATCAACGCCAACCTCTACGAAGGCAAGGTCGAATCCGCCCACCCTGGCACCGACGACGTCCTCCGTCTCGCCAAGGAGGCCAAGCGCGAAGCCGCCAACTACGGCTGCGACATGCTCATCGTCGACACCGCCGGCCGCAACCACATCGACTCCGAGCTGATGGATGAGATGGCCGCGCTCAAAAAGCTGCTCAACCCCTCCGAGATCCTCTTCGTCGCCGACGCCATGACCGGCCAGGACGCCGTCAACTCCGCCAAGGCCTTCAACGACCGCCTCACCATCACCGGAGCCGTGCTCACCAAGATGGACGGCGACGCCCGCGGCGGCGCTGCGCTCTCTATCCGCCACATCACCGGCGCCCCCATCAAGTTCCTCGGAACCGGCGAAAAGCCCGACGCCTTCGAGCCCTTCCACCCCGACCGCATCGTCTCCCGCATCATGGGCCACGGCGACATCGCCACGCTGCTTGAGCGCGCCGAAGAGCGCCTCGACCGCGGCAAGGCCGAGCAGTTCGCCAAGAAGGCCCTCTCCGGCGACGGCTTCACCCTCGAGGACTTCCGCGATCAGCTCCGCCAGATCAAAAAGATGGGCTCCATGAAGTCCATCCTCAAGATGCTGCCCTCCGTCGGTCCCTTCGCCGGAATGTCGCAGGCCATCGACAACGTCGACGAGAGCCAGTTCACCCGCGTCGAATCGATCATCAACTCCATGACCGCCCGCGAGCGCGCCGACCACGAGATCATCAACGGCAACCGGCGCAAGCGCATCGCCAAAGGCTCCGGAACCACCGTGCAGGACGTCAACAACCTCCTGCGCCAGTACGCCCAGATGCGAAAGGTCTTCAAGACCATGGGCTCAGGCGGAGGCATGAAGGCTCAGCAAAGAATGATGAGCCAGCTTCAGGGACGGCAACGGTTCGGAAGATAA
- a CDS encoding GIY-YIG nuclease family protein has translation MRETIYYSYIMASRSHNLYVGTTSEIELRVEQHKQGRFDGYSKRYNCNRLVWFERFAYVGDAIAREKQLKGWSRAKKIWLIEQENPAWVDLSEDWGKPVKMFGEG, from the coding sequence ATGCGCGAGACGATCTACTACTCCTACATCATGGCGAGCCGGAGCCATAACCTTTATGTGGGTACGACGAGCGAGATCGAGCTTCGGGTGGAGCAGCATAAGCAGGGGCGTTTCGATGGCTACTCGAAGCGGTACAACTGCAACCGGCTGGTGTGGTTCGAACGGTTCGCTTATGTGGGCGATGCGATTGCGCGGGAGAAGCAGTTGAAGGGCTGGTCGCGGGCGAAGAAGATCTGGCTGATCGAACAGGAGAATCCGGCTTGGGTGGATCTGAGTGAAGATTGGGGTAAGCCGGTGAAGATGTTTGGCGAGGGATGA
- a CDS encoding lactate racemase domain-containing protein — MPPTFPQMFHLHQCYPPSRALDVKALLRDGFDNKSLASQIKPGMRVAVGVGSRGITNLPEIVDAVLNLLRAHGAEPFIIPAMGSHGGATPQGQQNMLAGFGITPETHAPFNTSMDVDQIATFGDGYPIVFSRAALEADAIVVLNRIKPHTDFHGNLGSGIQKMLVIGFGKHVGAANAHRVAMQLGHEAVIRKTAKIILDKVPVLFAVAILEDQHHQTHDLRVLRSDEILKEEDALFVQSQQLLPRLPFPNIDLLIVDELGKEISGTGMDTNVIGREVFGYISSLQAQGTLKHPNIGRIFVRDLTPATRGNAIGIGLADFTTTRLVNAINRDYTYTNSLTSLGLECAKIPFYYDTDREALERAVGSLFEQSANALRIVRIKNTLELDHMLVSERLTRDIDPSRPVTIDPNPRTLDFDAEGNLFPLSALKEKKHQ, encoded by the coding sequence ATGCCTCCTACCTTTCCGCAAATGTTCCATCTCCACCAGTGCTATCCGCCCTCGCGCGCACTGGACGTCAAAGCTCTCCTCCGCGATGGGTTCGATAACAAATCACTCGCATCGCAGATCAAGCCGGGCATGCGCGTCGCCGTAGGCGTCGGAAGCCGCGGCATCACCAACCTTCCCGAGATCGTTGACGCCGTCCTCAACCTCCTCCGCGCTCACGGCGCAGAGCCTTTCATCATTCCGGCCATGGGCAGCCATGGAGGAGCCACGCCGCAGGGCCAGCAGAACATGCTCGCCGGATTCGGCATCACCCCCGAAACCCATGCGCCCTTCAACACCAGCATGGACGTCGACCAGATTGCCACCTTCGGCGATGGCTACCCCATCGTCTTCAGCCGCGCCGCCCTTGAGGCTGACGCCATCGTCGTGCTCAACCGCATCAAGCCACATACCGACTTCCACGGTAATCTCGGCAGCGGAATCCAGAAGATGCTCGTGATCGGCTTCGGCAAACACGTCGGCGCAGCCAACGCGCATCGAGTCGCGATGCAGCTTGGACATGAAGCCGTCATCCGTAAGACCGCGAAGATCATCCTCGACAAGGTCCCCGTCCTCTTCGCCGTCGCCATCCTGGAAGATCAGCATCATCAGACGCATGACCTGCGCGTGTTGCGCAGCGACGAGATCCTCAAGGAAGAGGACGCTCTCTTCGTACAGTCACAGCAGCTTCTGCCCCGGCTTCCCTTCCCCAACATCGATCTCCTCATCGTCGACGAACTCGGCAAGGAGATCAGCGGCACCGGCATGGACACCAACGTCATCGGCCGCGAGGTCTTCGGCTATATCTCCTCACTGCAGGCGCAGGGCACCCTGAAGCATCCAAATATTGGCAGAATCTTCGTCCGCGACCTGACGCCCGCCACCCGCGGCAACGCCATCGGGATCGGCCTCGCCGACTTCACCACCACCCGCCTCGTCAACGCCATCAATCGCGACTACACCTACACCAACTCGCTTACCTCTCTTGGTCTCGAGTGCGCCAAGATTCCGTTTTATTACGACACCGACCGCGAGGCCCTCGAACGTGCCGTAGGCTCGCTCTTCGAGCAGTCCGCAAACGCTCTGCGCATCGTGCGAATAAAAAACACGCTGGAACTCGACCACATGCTCGTCTCGGAACGCCTCACCCGCGACATCGATCCGTCACGCCCCGTCACGATCGATCCCAACCCGCGAACCCTCGACTTCGACGCCGAGGGCAACCTGTTTCCGTTAAGCGCACTAAAAGAGAAGAAGCACCAATAG
- a CDS encoding heme-binding protein, with translation MKRFLVAILVPAMAAFASDLPSKKYLDLANVKVMVAAAEAKARELNVSVTICVVDESGNLLFLEKGETASLSTIQFAQKKARHAAFYGKPSRDGAETIKKGSMEALAFPEFFPNQGGVPIKVDGQILGGISASGAKSEIDEAIAQSGLDALLKK, from the coding sequence GTGAAGCGATTCTTGGTGGCAATTCTTGTTCCAGCGATGGCGGCCTTTGCCAGCGATCTTCCAAGCAAGAAGTATCTGGATCTTGCCAATGTCAAAGTCATGGTTGCTGCGGCGGAGGCAAAAGCCAGGGAGCTGAATGTTTCCGTAACCATCTGCGTCGTGGATGAGAGCGGCAACCTGCTTTTTCTGGAGAAGGGCGAAACAGCCTCGCTCAGTACGATTCAATTTGCTCAGAAAAAAGCGCGCCATGCAGCCTTCTACGGCAAGCCTTCCAGAGATGGGGCAGAGACGATCAAGAAGGGCAGTATGGAAGCGCTGGCGTTCCCGGAGTTCTTCCCCAACCAGGGAGGGGTGCCGATCAAGGTCGACGGGCAGATTCTGGGCGGGATATCGGCGAGCGGAGCTAAATCGGAGATCGACGAAGCCATTGCGCAATCCGGTCTTGACGCACTTCTGAAAAAGTGA